ATATTTTTTAAGCCAAAAAGCAGTTCCTTTATTAAATGACGGTGGCCGCATTGTCAATATCTCTTCAGGTTTAACCCGATTTTCTTTTCCTAATTCGTCGGCATACGCATCAGCTAAAGGTGCTGTTGAAGTTTTTTCACGATATTTAGCTAAAGAACTTGGTCACAGAAAAATAGCCGTTAATGTGGTGGCTCCCGGTGCGGTTGGTACTGATTTTGGTGGCGGAGAAAACAAAAACAATGAGCAAAAAGTAAAAGCCGTAGCTAGCTTTACTGCCCTAGGCAGAATGGGCAAACCGAAAGACATAGGCGGCATAGTAGCATTTTTATGCACAGATGATGCCAAATGGATTAACGGACAGCGTATAGAGGCTTCGGGTGGAATAATGTTATAAAGATGCAGAACAAGCTTAGAAAAATTGAGACCATTAGCGACTTCCATAAAATACGGGGGCTTGGTAGTCCCTTGCATCCATTGGTAAGTTTGATAGATTATGGTCTTGCAAAACTACTGCCTGAGTATATAGGAGAAACTTGGCATTTTAATTTTTACTCTATCGGACTAAAAAGAGATGTGGGTGTACTTCGTTACGGCCAGCAGAAATATGATTTCAGTGAAGGTATTCTCTCTTTTATAGCCCCTGGGCAGCTGCTGAGCATTGAACCTAATACTAATGCTACCCTGAAACCCTCAGGTTGGCTCCTGCTTGTTCATCCTGATTTTATCTGGAATTCTAGTTTGGCAAAGAGCATTAAAGCTTATGATTTCTTTAATTATGCCATAAATGAGGCTCTTTTTATGTCGAAAAAAGAGGAGAAACTTATAGAGAGTATTTTACAAAACATAGGTCAAGAAATAGAAGGAAACATAGACCACTTTAGTCAAAACATCATCATAGCCCAAATAGAGCTTTTGCTCAGTTATTCGGAGCGGTTTTATCAAAGGCAGTTTATTACCCGAAAAAAGAGTAATCATGAAGTTTTGGAACGCCTAGAAACACTCTTAAATGATTTTTTCAATGACGAAAACTCGCGACTGCCAACAGTACAATATGTGGCAGAACAGCTTAATTTATCGCCCAATTATTTGAGCAATTTGCTCAAGTCTTTGACAGGACAAAACACCCAACAGCACATTCACGAAAAGCTGATTGAGAAAGCCAAAGAACAATTAGCGACCACTAATTTATCTGTAAGTGAAATTGCTTACCAGTTGGGTTTTGAGCATTCTCAATCTTTCAGTAAGCTCTTTAAATCAAAGACTAACTACGCTCCGCTTAAATTCCGTCAAACATTTAATTAATAAGGACAAGGTAGCATAAACAGGGTTTTGATGTTACAAAACATTCTTTACTCTTATCAAAACAAATCCTGCCCATTTTGGGTGGGATTTTTGGTGTAAACCATCTCCGAAATGACCTCTAAATAAAGAAGTTACAGTCGACATCAATTACTGCATTTTAGATGTAATATTGTATTAATATACACTGTGTATATCTTACCCAAAAACAATTAGCCAAACTTATGAAAACGAACAAATTTCTACTCTTGCTGGCAAGTATTTCTTTCTTTAACCTGTCCTGCTCCAATGAACAACAAACCGCAATTGAAGAACCTGCCGAAATAGCTTCAAAACCTGAAGATGCTGTAAAACATGGTTTATATCTGGTAACCATTATGGGCTGCAATGATTGCCATTCGCCTAAACAAATGGGACCGAACGGACCTGAAATTATTCCTGAATTATTGTTATCTGGCTATCCTGCGGAAAGGCCCGTTGTGAAGTTTACCGACCCTATGATTAAAGCTGGCTTTGCTATGCTATATCCTGACCTAACAGCAGCAGCAGGGCCTTGGGGTGTTTCTTTTGCGGCTAATTTAACACCAGATGAAACTGGACTTGGAAACTGGACAGAAGCTCAATTTAAAAAGGCGATTACCGAAGGTAAATTTAAAGGATTAGACAGCGAAAGAATGCTGTTGCCAACCATGCCCTGGTTTAACTACACCAGTTTGACAGATGAAGATGTTTCTTCCATTTTTGCCTACTTAAAGTCTATAAAACCTGTCAAAAACAGTGTACCAGCTCCTATTACGCCAGATAATATGTAAACTATTAAGTTTCAGAACCTTAATCTTAGCATTTAATCCTGCCCATTTTGGGTGGGATTTTTTGTGTGGGATGACCGAATAATCAATAAAATTGGATATGCTTTTACCTTCTTCATAAAAAAAATAAAATGCATTCCGACATACCCCAGCGGGGTATAATATTAATAGAGACGGGTGCAACCCGTCTTATTCAAGGTATGGCTATAAAGCATTTGGCGGAATTTTCGGCCTTTAAAAGCCAAAATTGTGACAAATAATTTAAGGGATGAAAACAATCTATGAACCAATGATGATTATTAATTCTCTTCTGCATTCATGCTTTTGACTCCGTTGTCTTTCCAGACGGGACTTCCTTTTTGTTTAGGCAAAAAGTAAGGAAAAACCATCTACCAAAATAAACTCACACATTCAAAATTTCACTAACACTTCGAATTGTTAAAATGATATTATGATAAAATTTTGACCGTGTTTTAAACAGTATTTTGGCAATAAGGATTGTGTTGATACTTACACTTACCTACCACATAATCAGCATTCCGACATACCCCAGCGGGGTATAATATTAATAGAGACGGGTGCAACCCGTCTTATTCAAGGTATGGCTATAAAGCATTTGGCGGAATTTTTGGCCTTTAAAAGCCAAAATTGTGACAAATAATTTAAGGGATGAAAACAATCTATGAACCAATGATGATTATTAATTCTCTTCTGCATTCATGCTTTTGACTCCGTTGTCTTTCCAGACGGGACTTCCTTTTTGTTTAGGCAAAAAGTAAGGAAAAACCATCTACCAAAATAAACTCACACATTCAAAATTTCACTAACACTTCGAATTGTTAGAATGATATTATGATAAAATTTTGACCGTGTTTTAAACAGTATTTTGGCAATAAGGATTGCATTTGTATTCACTTACAACATAGCCAAAGATGACCGAATAATCAATAAAATGAGGTTTTGGGTGGTTTTTGTTTTGTAAGGGGGTAATTTTGGTTCTTATCGAACGACATTTTCTAAGCTATTGCCACTTTTGATTAAGTAAATCCCGGTTTTCTGAAAACATTTCTATGAATATTCAGCAAGACATAATCATTTACAACACTCAGGACCTTAAAGCTGCAGTGTCACTTTATGCTAAAGATGGAGTAGTTTGGATGAATTAAAAGTAGCTTGCTAAACTTTTTGACACCTCAAAACAAAACATTAGTTTACAAATCGTAAACATACTGAAAGAGAAAGAGTTACAAGTAAATTAAGTCATCAAGGATTACTTGACAACTGAGGCTAACAGGAAGGGTTATAACGTTTTACCTAACTGAGACTCTGGCCAAAGGAATGAGCACTTTAGCTTCCTGAAATAACAGGGATGTAATTTTTATGTCATAATTAGCCAATTTAAATGAAGTAGTAAACATTTTAAACAACCGACCCAGAAAAAGATATGGCTATAAAAGTCCTAATCAAATGTTTTCAGCTAAATTAGATTCAACTTCGCTTGTTGCATTTATTACTTGAATCCACCAACAATAAAACACTACGATTTTTAATAAGATGGATAAGAATTATATAAAAGTTATTTCGGAAGACTCAAGACCTGTACCATATAGAAGAGGTAAGGAGTGGACCTTTATAAGGTTTAGAAATTTTGGATTAGAATCTTCTGAAAGTTATTTCGACAAGGTAGAAGATTTTGAAAATGGTATAGCAATTGTTACAAGGAACGGGGTATTGGGTTTAATTAACAATAAAGGTAAAGAATTAACAGAAGTAGTTTATTCAAGTATTATAAGATTCGAAAATCTTTTTATTGCAAATGGAAATGTTCTTTTAAATAATCAAGGTTCTATTTTAAGCCAGAATTATAACTTTAAGTCTAGGGGATATTATGGATTAAGAGGAAACAATATTCACTGTATTGGTGATTGTTTTGTTGTCACTAAGGAAGAGGAATTAACAGATAAACAAAAGACCTTTAGACGAGAAATACGATCTCCTACTTTATACTATTTGATGGATTTTTATGGAAACATTATTATCCAAAATGGTTTTTTGGACATTGGTCCTTTTAACGAGTTTGACTTAAGTGTTGTATGTGCTTCAAAAGAGGAAGATACCTATGAGATGGGTGGCCACAGTGAGTATCAACTTTTACATAAATCTGGAATCTTAGTTCCATTAATTGGAAGATATTATACTTTCATTTCAAGTTTTAATGCTTTGGGCTTAGCAGTTGTTCAAAGAATTGTAGACCATGTGTATTCTGGGCAATATAACAGAAACATGAGCTCAGATCCAGCAGGTGACCAATATTACGATACTTATCGTAAGGTTATAAAACACGGAATCATAAATATAAAAGGGGAAGAAATATTAGAATGCACATATACTGAAATTAGTTTTTTTGAAAATGACAAAGTATTTGCTGACGATAATATAATATTTTTGAATGCATGTGGTGTTTTAAAAACTGAGAATAATTTAAAGAAAATTGAAGAAGATTATCAATTAAAACTTCAATTCGCAAACTTCAAAGCCCTGGAGAACCCTTTAGAAGAATTAGGGAAAATAAAAAGTTCTCTAGAGTTTTTAGATCCAGACGAATTTTATAATGAATCAGAGTATCTGTTTTTAAATGGGTTTAAACTTGTACATTTTTCTGTATTTGATGAGGATGACATACATGAACAATTCTCTGCCCAAGATTATTATTATTTATTCCGAGGGAACTATAAAGTTGATAAATTTGACAATTTCCGAACTATTGGCTTTTCGGATTCTCCTTGTGAATCAGATTACTTTATTGCAGAAAGAGGCGGGAAAATATCAATAGTACGCCCCCAAGTTAGTCTTGAATATGACTTTAAATATGATCGCTATTTCGAAATACCGGATAAGGATTTAAAACTTGTCAAGTGGATATTTGTAATTCAAGATAATGAATCGTTAGTCCTGAGTTTTCAGAATATTGAATTGGAAGAGTTGTATCATTGTACATTTCCTCAAAAAGATAATTTCAAAGCCAAATATCACATTTCTAGTATAGATGTAAAAGATGATTTTTCTCAAAGCCTAATCCACTTTTATATTGAAGGGAAAGAAGACTCTTCAGGTCTATTTGATTTAAAAGGGAGGGTAGTGCTTGAGCCTATTTATACTTTTGTTAGTGAACTTAACGACAATCAATATATTATATACAAGGGCGATTTTGAAAAAAGTAAAAGTCAAGGAGATGCTCTATTTGACCTTGAACTTGGTTTCATTATTCCTTTTAAGAACCTGTCTTTAAGCGAAGTCAACTATACTAGTTTTGAAAACGAAGAAGATGAATATTATACCAGCTTTAAGTCATTAGAAGCCAGAAGATTAAATGATAATTTGCAATCAACTATCATTGAAGATAAATATATTTTGGCTACTTCATCATCACCTTATAAACAAGGGTTATTCAATAAAGAAGGCAAAGTAATTTTAGAAATTGAATTTGACAAAATTGAATACAGACCTGGAATTCTTAAGGTTGAAATAAGTGAAAAGTTTGGAGTATTCGACTTTGGCGGAAATATGA
This sequence is a window from Arcticibacterium luteifluviistationis. Protein-coding genes within it:
- a CDS encoding helix-turn-helix domain-containing protein, giving the protein MQNKLRKIETISDFHKIRGLGSPLHPLVSLIDYGLAKLLPEYIGETWHFNFYSIGLKRDVGVLRYGQQKYDFSEGILSFIAPGQLLSIEPNTNATLKPSGWLLLVHPDFIWNSSLAKSIKAYDFFNYAINEALFMSKKEEKLIESILQNIGQEIEGNIDHFSQNIIIAQIELLLSYSERFYQRQFITRKKSNHEVLERLETLLNDFFNDENSRLPTVQYVAEQLNLSPNYLSNLLKSLTGQNTQQHIHEKLIEKAKEQLATTNLSVSEIAYQLGFEHSQSFSKLFKSKTNYAPLKFRQTFN
- a CDS encoding c-type cytochrome, which encodes MKTNKFLLLLASISFFNLSCSNEQQTAIEEPAEIASKPEDAVKHGLYLVTIMGCNDCHSPKQMGPNGPEIIPELLLSGYPAERPVVKFTDPMIKAGFAMLYPDLTAAAGPWGVSFAANLTPDETGLGNWTEAQFKKAITEGKFKGLDSERMLLPTMPWFNYTSLTDEDVSSIFAYLKSIKPVKNSVPAPITPDNM
- a CDS encoding WG repeat-containing protein, which encodes MDKNYIKVISEDSRPVPYRRGKEWTFIRFRNFGLESSESYFDKVEDFENGIAIVTRNGVLGLINNKGKELTEVVYSSIIRFENLFIANGNVLLNNQGSILSQNYNFKSRGYYGLRGNNIHCIGDCFVVTKEEELTDKQKTFRREIRSPTLYYLMDFYGNIIIQNGFLDIGPFNEFDLSVVCASKEEDTYEMGGHSEYQLLHKSGILVPLIGRYYTFISSFNALGLAVVQRIVDHVYSGQYNRNMSSDPAGDQYYDTYRKVIKHGIINIKGEEILECTYTEISFFENDKVFADDNIIFLNACGVLKTENNLKKIEEDYQLKLQFANFKALENPLEELGKIKSSLEFLDPDEFYNESEYLFLNGFKLVHFSVFDEDDIHEQFSAQDYYYLFRGNYKVDKFDNFRTIGFSDSPCESDYFIAERGGKISIVRPQVSLEYDFKYDRYFEIPDKDLKLVKWIFVIQDNESLVLSFQNIELEELYHCTFPQKDNFKAKYHISSIDVKDDFSQSLIHFYIEGKEDSSGLFDLKGRVVLEPIYTFVSELNDNQYIIYKGDFEKSKSQGDALFDLELGFIIPFKNLSLSEVNYTSFENEEDEYYTSFKSLEARRLNDNLQSTIIEDKYILATSSSPYKQGLFNKEGKVILEIEFDKIEYRPGILKVEISEKFGVFDFGGNMILAPLFDEIKYHYNSFLVKKGSFFGLYEKNGNALLDIEDKYTKIELNHEAPVLISQSDKKYGVFSISSKTYLIKNVYDQITFKFGFIIVYQTEKYGVFNLEGNQITNIIYDRIEFLNLNFESYFIIALQDNKTFILDEKGKVINCHQDLGIKKFKSIRRYIDPIDRDVEPELLIETELGYFNVIDGEKYWNEK
- a CDS encoding SDR family oxidoreductase → MSINKIALLTGGSRGLGRDMAINLSKKGIDVIFTYHTNEAAANEVISEIEQNGQKAKAFQLDTSNVGQFDAFFTNLSAYLTSTYGSPNFDFLINNAGTGVYKPFLETTEEQFDSMVNIHFKGVYFLSQKAVPLLNDGGRIVNISSGLTRFSFPNSSAYASAKGAVEVFSRYLAKELGHRKIAVNVVAPGAVGTDFGGGENKNNEQKVKAVASFTALGRMGKPKDIGGIVAFLCTDDAKWINGQRIEASGGIML